One genomic segment of SAR324 cluster bacterium includes these proteins:
- a CDS encoding tetratricopeptide repeat protein: LVKVNTEIHQEIAMHFQIRSIPAVKLFIDGEVVNEFTGALPESSIHQWLEQTLPGNSGNNQLLEFAKEALEVGEVDQALLALKRILNEEPDHDEGRTLLARIYLVSQDEDLQKQAVVLIESIGPDSKFFDVAEALRMLVGMLDDEFLQNLPASPNQVLMKEGINELRRGRFDQALKHWIEALKKEREEQEYREVARKACVATFKFLGEDSEVTQQYRPAFSSAFYS; this comes from the coding sequence CTTGTCAAGGTCAACACGGAGATACATCAAGAAATCGCGATGCATTTTCAAATTCGCAGTATTCCCGCTGTGAAACTCTTCATTGATGGAGAAGTAGTCAATGAATTCACCGGTGCACTACCAGAATCATCCATTCACCAGTGGTTGGAGCAAACGCTACCGGGAAATAGTGGCAACAACCAACTTCTGGAGTTTGCCAAAGAAGCACTGGAAGTAGGAGAAGTGGATCAGGCCCTGCTCGCTCTGAAACGTATATTGAATGAAGAACCAGATCATGATGAAGGAAGAACGCTACTTGCTCGAATTTACTTGGTTTCTCAAGATGAGGATCTCCAAAAGCAAGCGGTGGTGTTGATTGAGTCCATAGGACCCGATTCTAAATTCTTTGATGTTGCGGAGGCTCTTCGAATGCTGGTGGGGATGTTGGATGATGAGTTCCTGCAAAACCTGCCAGCTAGTCCAAATCAAGTTCTAATGAAAGAGGGGATTAATGAATTAAGACGAGGGCGCTTTGATCAGGCTCTCAAGCATTGGATTGAAGCTCTGAAGAAAGAACGGGAAGAACAGGAATATCGTGAAGTTGCCCGGAAGGCATGTGTTGCCACTTTTAAATTTCTTGGAGAAGACAGCGAAGTTACCCAACAGTACCGGCCTGCGTTCTCTAGTGCGTTCTATTCCTAA